Proteins encoded together in one bacterium window:
- a CDS encoding flagellar basal body-associated FliL family protein, which produces MAEEEKAEATAGEEAAEGEEKGKPKGGLPNILMIAIVAVVVLVIAALVAWFVAGKRATPPELEFEPETTHEEKLPPKPLHVYQIGAYLARLSDPEEDHYVKISDVTLYYDAEKYDMLSAELGERETQIKDIINTVLIGKTIEVGTVEGKKALKEELKKALNEILREGKIEDIHFQILVQ; this is translated from the coding sequence ATGGCAGAAGAGGAAAAAGCAGAAGCAACTGCGGGTGAAGAGGCCGCAGAAGGTGAAGAGAAAGGTAAGCCGAAGGGTGGCTTACCAAATATACTGATGATAGCGATTGTGGCGGTAGTAGTCCTTGTAATTGCCGCTCTTGTTGCCTGGTTCGTCGCGGGAAAACGAGCAACTCCACCTGAATTAGAATTTGAACCAGAAACCACTCATGAGGAAAAACTCCCTCCAAAACCTCTACATGTTTATCAGATTGGGGCATACCTCGCCAGATTATCTGACCCTGAAGAAGACCACTATGTTAAAATTAGTGATGTAACTTTATATTATGATGCTGAAAAATATGATATGCTATCTGCAGAATTAGGTGAACGAGAAACTCAAATTAAGGATATTATTAATACTGTTCTCATAGGGAAAACAATAGAGGTAGGAACCGTTGAGGGGAAAAAGGCATTAAAAGAAGAATTGAAAAAGGCACTCAATGAGATATTACGAGAAGGGAAAATTGAGGATATCCATTTTCAAATACTTGTTCAATAG